The following are encoded together in the Oncorhynchus gorbuscha isolate QuinsamMale2020 ecotype Even-year linkage group LG03, OgorEven_v1.0, whole genome shotgun sequence genome:
- the LOC124026550 gene encoding neuronal acetylcholine receptor subunit alpha-4-like — protein sequence MSSVKCYPLVGILLSLLPFQVCSHPRVRAQAEDRLLRTLFSHYNKLARPVANVSDVVHVLFGLSIAQLIDVDEKNQMMITNVWVKHEWNDYKLCWNPKEYENVTSMHIPSHLIWRPDIVLYNNADGDFSVTHLTKAHLFHDGRIKWVPPAIYKSSCSIDVTFFPFDQQNCTMKFGSWTYDRTKIDLIRMAGNVDQMDYWESGEWVLVDAVGNYNIKKYECCHEVYSDITYSFIIRRLPLFYTINLIVPCLLISCLTVLVFYLPSDCGEKITLCISVLLSLTVFLLLITEIIPSTSLVISLIGEYLLFTMIFVTLSISITIFVLNVHHRSPRTDTMPRWVRRVFLDVVPGFLFIRRPAAVKDNKKRLAEAMQKRAMLWGELEAELEVQEILARSPSLFLGQPMEASLPPKLPQQQQQPLDKSSQYSILPEEPTTSSQPGCSSLFLHPLFPPRDKHHAARPKMRSLSLQYGLGEREQPQTNIRCRSRSIQYCCLHEEVSSMGNGMQRPLSQHPSLMEERKQSCSAVCKYHSGLAKEAKAMTKDQRLLVLSPSMKMAMEGVQYIADHLRSEDIDFSVKQEWKYVAMVLDRIFLWLFILVCLLGTLGLFVPPWLAGMIDLSV from the exons ATGTCTTCGGTCAAGTGTTATCCTCTTGTAGGAATTTTATTGTCTCTTCTTCCCTTTCAAG tgtgTAGCCACCCCAGGGTGCGGGCTCAGGCAGAGGACAGGCTACTGAGGACTCTGTTCAGCCATTACAACAAACTGGCACGCCCTGTGGCCAATGTCTCTGATGTGGTGCATGTGCTCTTTGGGTTGTCCATTGCCCAGCTCATTGATGTG GATGAGAAAAATCAAATGATGATCACCAATGTCTGGGTGAAACAT GAGTGGAATGACTACAAGCTCTGCTGGAATCCAAAGGAATACGAGAATGTCACATCCATGCACATCCCATCCCATCTAATCTGGAGACCAGATATAGTTCTTTACAACAA TGCAGATGGTGATTTCTCCGTGACCCACCTGACCAAGGCCCACCTGTTCCACGACGGGCGCATCAAGTGGGTTCCCCCGGCCATCTACAAGTCCTCCTGCAGCATCGACGTCACCTTCTTCCCTTTCGACCAGCAGAACTGCACCATGAAGTTTGGCTCGTGGACCTACGACCGCACCAAGATCGACCTAATCAGAATGGCAGGCAATGTGGACCAGATGGACTACTGGGAAAGTGGCGAGTGGGTGCTGGTGGACGCCGTGGGCAACTACAATATCAAGAAGTACGAGTGCTGCCACGAGGTCTACTCTGACATCACCTATTCCTTCATCATCCGGAGACTACCGCTGTTCTACACCATTAATCTGATCGTGCCCTGCCTGCTGATCTCCTGCCTGACTGTCCTGGTCTTCTATCTGCCCTCTGACTGTGGAGAGAAGATCaccctgtgtatctctgtgttgctGTCTCTCACCGTCTTCCTCTTGCTTATTACCGAGATCATCCCGTCCACCTCGCTGGTTATCTCGCTCATCGGGGAGTACCTCCTCTTCACCATGATCTTCGTCACCCTTTCCATCAGCATCACCATCTTCGTGCTCAACGTACACCACCGCTCGCCGCGCACGGACACCATGCCCCGCTGGGTGCGCCGTGTCTTCCTGGACGTTGTCCCCGGCTTCCTGTTCATCCGGCGGCCTGCCGCGGTCAAGGACAACAAGAAGAGGCTGGCGGAGGCCATGCAGAAGAGGGCCATGCTATGGGGTGAGCTGGAGGCTGAGCTGGAGGTCCAGGAGATCCTggcccgctccccttctctcttcttggGCCAACCCATGGAGGCTTCCCTGCCCCCCAAGCTTccccagcaacagcagcagcccCTGGACAAGTCCAGCCAGTACTCCATCCTCCCGGAGGAGCCGACCACCTCGTCCCAGCCAGGCTGCTCTTCTCtgttcctccaccctctcttcccACCCAGGGACAAGCACCACGCGGCCAGGCCCAAGATGCGTTCCCTCAGCTTACAGTACGGCCTGGGTGAGAGGGAGCAGCCCCAGACCAACATCCGCTGTCGCTCACGCAGTATCCAGTACTGCTGCCTGCATGAGGAGGTCTCCTCCATGGGTAACGGCATGCAGCGGCCTCTCTCTCAACACCCGTCcctgatggaggagaggaagcagagCTGCTCAGCTGTCTGCAAGTATCACTCAGGCCTGGCCAAGGAAGCCAAAGCAATGACCAAGGACCAGCGGCTCCTCGTCTTATCCCCGTCCATGAAGATGGCCATGGAAGGTGTGCAGTACATCGCAGACCACCTCCGTTCAGAGGATATCGACTTCTCT GTGAAGCAGGAGTGGAAGTATGTGGCTATGGTCCTGGACCGGATCTTTCTGTGGTTGTTCATCTTGGTGTGTCTCCTGGGGACCCTCGGACTCTTCGTCCCTCCCTGGCTGGCTGGAATGATAGACCTATCTGTCTGA